The nucleotide window ATAATGTTACTTATAAATATTTAAAAAATCGTACTTTCGTTCCAAAAGGTGATGACTTTGAAAAAGCGATTGAGTTTTGGAAAACTTTAAAATCTGATATGCATGCAAAGTTTGACAAAGTTTATACACTAGATGTTAATAATTTATCTCCTCAAATTACTTGGGGTACAAATCCATCTCAGGTAATTAATATAGAAGAAAAAATTCCATTTATTAGTAATTATAAGAATATAATAGATCAAAATAGTGCAAGAAGATCTTTGGAATATATGAACTTAAAAGAAAACGTATCTTTATTATCAGTAAAAGTAGATAAAGTATTTATAGGATCTTGTACTAATGGAAGGATTGAAGATTTACGTGAGGCAGCAGATGTTATTAAAAACAAAAAAATATCTAATTATGTACATGCTATAGTTGTTCCAGGTTCTAAATCTGTTAAAATTAAAGCAGAAAAAGAAGGATTAGATAAAATTTTTAAGTCAGCAGGGTTTGAATGGAGATTACCAGGATGTTCTATGTGTTTAGGTATGAATAAAGATGTTTTAAATGATGGAGAGAGATGTGCTTCTACAAGTAATAGAAATTTTGAAGGACGCCAAGGAAGAGGAGGAAGAACTCATTTAGTTAGTCCTAAAATGGCAGCAGCTGCAGCTATTTATGGAAAATTTGTAGATATAAGTAAGTAATTTACAAATTATTAATTTAAAAGGTTAAACATATTGATGAAAAAAATAATTAGACATACTGGTTTAGTAGTTCCTTTAAATGTTTCGAATATAGATACTGATATTATTATTCCAAAACAGTTTTTAAAAAGTAATGTCAAAACTGGATTTGGAAAAAATCTTTTTTATAACTGGAGATATTTAAATGGATTGAAAGATAAAAAAAATTCTAAATTCATATTGAATCAAGAGATTTATGCAAAAGCTAATATTCTTTTAACTAGAGAAAATTTCGGATGTGGTTCATCAAGAGAACATGCAGTATGGGCTTTAGTAGATTATGGTTTTAAAGCTATAATAGCGCCAAGTTTTTCGGATATATTTTATAATAATTCTATAAATAATAGATTATTATTAATTAATTTTTCTGAAGAAATAATAAATGAATTATTTAATTTGTTTAAAAAAAATGAGAGTATATCTTGTACAATTAGTTTATTAGATTGTAAGCTTACGATAAGAAAAAAAGATTATTTCTTTAAAATAAATTCTTTTTATAGGTTTTGTTTATTAAATGGATTAGATAATATTGATTATACTATGAGACACGAAAAAGAAATTAAAAGTTATGAACAATCTATACCATCTTTTTTAAGATATAAGAAAAACGCATTAAATTAATTTAATAATGATTATTAGTAATATCTATTTTTTTAAAGTAAAAAAAAATTAATATATATTATGTATACGATATAGATTCTAAAAATGAGTCTGATAGATTTAGTATCTACCAACGTTTGTTTATTTTAAGTAACTATCATAGCAATTTTTAGAGCAAAAGATAAAATCCACTCTAATCTAGCGTTTTCATTGCAAAGTTTATAGTGAATTTGGATACATGTTTCTGAAGAAAAGTTCCATGATAAAATTGGATTATTTGATAAATTTTGTAATAACACGTGATTTGATATAGGCGTTTTTTTATCAAAACATAGTTTTCCTACATTTTTATTAAGTATTGCTTTTTTTATTCCTATTTTTTTAAAAATTGTTCTTAAATAAGAAATTTTTATTAAATTATTAACTTCTATTGGAATAGTTCCAAATTTTAATTTGAGTTCTTGTTTTATAGTTTTCAATTCTAATTTGTTTTTAGCACTAAAAATTTTTTTGTAAAAAAATAGTCTTGTATTTACATTAGAAATGTATTGTGAAGGAATTAATGAAATAATATATAGTTCTATTTCTGGTTGAAAAGATAACATTTTTTTTAAAGACGTAGAACAGCCTGATTTTAAATTTTTAATAGCTTGCTTTAATAATTTCATGTATAAAGAAAAACCGAGCGAATTGATATGTCCACTTTGTTCATTACCTAAAAGATTTCCAATTCCTCTAATTTCCAAGTCATGAGAAGATAATATAAAACCAGCTCCAAGATCTTCAAACTTAGAAATAGCTTCTAATCTTTTTTGAGCATTTAAAGTTGTTTTTTTTAAGTTTTGAACTAATAACCAAGCATATGCTTGATGATGAGATCGTCCAATTCTACCCCTCAGTTGGTGTAACTGAGATAATCCAAATTGATCTGCACGTTCGACAATAATAGTATTAACATTTGGGATATCAATACCTGTTTCAATTAATGTAGTACATACTAATATATTAAAATTTTTTAAATAAAATTTTTTTATTATTTCTTTTAAATAAGAAGATTTCATACCTCCATGAGCTACAGCTATTTTTGATTCTGGAATTAATTTTTTGAGTAGATTAGCTTTTTTTTGAATCGTCATTATATTATTATGTATAAAATATACTTGTCCTTTTCTTTCTATTTCTTTTTTTATAGCTTTTTTTATAATACTTTCATCATAATTTTCAACAATAGTTTTTATAGAACGTCTTTTTTCTGGTGGAGTAGCTATTATGGATAGATCTCGTATTCCATTAATTGTCATATTCAAAGTTCTGGGTATAGGAGTTGCTGTTAATGTTAAAATATCGATATTAATATAGTTTTCCTTTATTTTTTCTTTATCTAACACTCCAAATCTATGTTCTTCATCAATAATTAATAATCCTAAATTTTTCCATTTTATAGAACTGAATAACATTTTATGAGTTCCTATTAAAATATGAATTATTCCTTTAGATATTTGTTTTATGTTAGATTTAATTAGTTTATCAGAAGAAAATCTAGATAGGATTCCTATGTTGACATTCCAACTTTTAAATCTTTGAGAAAAGCTATTAAAATGTTGTTGAGCTAACAAAGTAGTAGGAACTAATATTGCAACTTGTTTGGCATTACATACAGCTATAAATGCAGCTCGCATGGCTACTTCTGTTTTTCCAAAACCTACATCACCGCAAACTAGCCTATCCATTGGAGTAGATTTATGCATATCTTTTAATACAGTATTAATTACTTTTTCTTGGTCTGGAGTAGTTTTGAATGGGAAGTTTTTTACGAATTTTTTGTATTTTGCATACTGTATTGAAAAAGAAAAACCTTTTTTAGACATTCTTAAAGAATATGTATCTAATAATTTTGCTGCATAATCGCGAATTTTTTTAAATACTTTGTGTTTTTCTTTTTTCCAATTAGAACTTCCTAACCTATCTAGAGGAATATTAGGATTAGTATATGATCGATATTGACTAATTAGATGTAGATATGATATTGGTACGTATAGTTTTGCTTTATTAGCATATACTATAATTAAATATTCAGTAGTAATACCGTTTGGAGTCGTTAAAGTAGTTAACCCTTTATATAATCCGATGCCGTGTTCTATATGAACTACTAGTTGGTTTACTTTTAACTCTAGACAATGTTGAATTTGTATATTCACTGTTTTTGTTTCTTTAAAATTTATTGTTTATAAGATATAGTTATATATAAATGGTAAACATATATATATATTACATATATATATATTTATATTTAAAATTAAATCGTGAGATTTAATAAAATTCTATTTTAGTATTCGTAATTAATAATTTTAATCTTAAAAAATAGTTTATTTTACTTTGCGAAAAATACCTATTATTGATTTTAAAAAAAACTTTTTTTTATATTTAAATGTAATTTAATGTAATAAATAAGATTTATATTTAGTTGTTTTTAATAAAATTAAACGAATAAATAAATATTAATAATAAAATACTAATATATAATTCTATTTAAATTAGTAGTAATTATTATTATTGTTTTTTTTAAAATACATACAAAATTAATTTTTTTTATAAACTTTAAAAATACTGATTTATTATTTATATATATGCAGTAATAATATAAAGTTATAGTAAAATAATTTTTTAAAAGATAATTTGTTTAAATAGTGTGATAAATATTTTTATATACTAGATTATATTAAAAAATAATTAATTTTTTAGGATAAATTGTAATCATTTTTTTTTTGAATAGCATAATTAAAATTAAAAATAATAATTTTGTCTATTACTTAATACATATATATATAGAATATACTGTTATATAAGTTTTATTATATAGTGTTTTATTAAGTAGATAAAATAGTGAAATACTTATATTAATGCATTGATGTTTATATGAATGTGTTATGTACCTAGTACATATATATTTCTATAGTTTTGGATAAAAATGTTTTACTATGTTACTTTTAATAAAATCAGAATAAATTTTGATTATTATATTGTTAATTTGGAAGAAAGGTAATTCAAAAAATTTTGATATATTTTAAAAATTTTTTTAACTCTTATAAAAAAACACTTTTAAATTTTATTTTTTTATAGATATATATAAATAATAATTTAATAGTTATTTCTACATATATATATTTTATATGATAAGTATTATTTATTTCAAATAAATTATAATGTTTTTTATAAAAAATATGTAGGTTATTAATGACTAATTAGTTTATAGTAAAAATTATTAAACAAAACACAATCATTATCAAATTTTATTTAACCATAAGTATGTATTTTTTTAAATATAAATATAAATTTTAAATCTGTTTAATGGGTTTTTATCTTTTTTTAAGATATAAATATGAGTAAAAATTTATATGAAATACGATTTTAATTGTAGAACAAAATTAATATGTTTTATTTTTAATTGCTGTCTATATAGGTAATAAAGTATAATTAATATTTTACATAGTTAAAGCTATTCTAAACAAATATTCATACTATTTTTATAATTTAATATATTAAGTTAACTAAATATAAGGTTTTTAATCTAAATATTATATTAATTAAAGTAATAATATTTTATTTTAAAAACAATAGCATTGTTCATTATATTAGTTTCAATATTTTTTAATTTCAATAAATTATTATATATATATATAAATAAAATGGTAAATTAGAATGAAAATAAGAGTAGGTATTAACGGGTTTGGACGTATTGGTAGATTAGTTTTCAGAATGGCACAAAATAATTCAAATATCGATATTGTAGCTATAAATGATTTAGTTAGTGCTGAATACATGGCTTACATGTTAAAGTATGATTCTACACATGGTTTATTTTTTAATAGTATAGAAGTAAAAGAAGATTGTTTAATTGTAAATAATAGAAAAATATTTACATCTGCTAAGAAAAGTCCAAAAGATATTTTATGGAGTAAATATTCTGTAGATGTAGTTATAGAATCAACTGGAATTTTTTTAACAACTGAAAGTGCATTAAGCCATATATCTTCAGGAGCAAAAAAAGTAGTTATTACTGGACCATCTAAAGATGATACTCCTATGTTTGTCCGAGGAGTTAATTTTAATACTTACAAAGGTGAATTAGTTGTGTCAAACGCTTCTTGTACTACTAATTGCTTAGCTCCTTTAGCTAAAGTAATACATGATGAATTTAATATTTTAGAAGGATTAATGACTACAGTTCATTCGGTAACAGCTACGCAAAAAACAGTAGATGGAGCTTCTAGTAAAGATTGGAGAGGAGGAAGAGGAGCTATTCAGAACATTATACCTTCTTCTACTGGAGCAGCTAAAGCAGTAGGAAAAATATTACCAGAATTAAATGGAAAATTAACAGGAATAGCTTTTAGGGTTCCAACACCTAACGTATCTGTAGTAGATTTAACTTTTCGTCATAAAAAATCAGCAAGTTATCAAGATATTTGTGAATTAATAAAATATGTTTCTAGTAGTTCTATGAAAGATATTTTAGGATACACTACAGATCCTGTAGTTTCTTCAGATTTTAATGGAAGTAAGTTAATTTCTATTGTAGATATTACGGCTGGATTGTCTTTAAATAATCATTTTTCTAAGTTAATATCTTGGTATGACAATGAAACCGGGTATTCTACTAAAGTGCTTGATCTTGTAGAACTAATTTGTTCTTAAATATTTTTTGTTTATTTTTTAAAATAATTTTTATTAAGAAATTTTAATTATAAGCAAATTATTCTAATATACTGAGTAGTTGTCTTATTGATGTAGAAATAAGATAATTGAACTTTGTTCATTTAATAAAGCACATATTTTTTCTTCATGTGACGAAGAATTATCGTCACATGTTATAGAAAAAATAACAAAATTGTATATAATAAATCACTATTAAATTAAGTGAACATACATTTATATTTTTATTCAAATAATATATTTGTATGTATTTCAATTTTATTTATGTTATAAACATATAATGTATTTTTGATTTTTATATTAATGTTTATTATAAATATAATTAGATCTATTAATATAATTAAAATTATTATTACGCTTCTTTTATTCAGATAAATTTATTTCTTTTTTTATAGAATTCACCCACATATAAACTCTGTCTTCTGTTAATTCAATTTGTCTATCTTCGTCAATAGTTAATCCAAGAAAATATTTATCATTTAATAGTGCAGTGGATGACTTAAAAGAATATCCTTCATTTTTCCATTTTCCAACACATTTTGCTCCTTTTTTGACAATTAAGTCATATATAATTCTCATTCCATTACAGAAATATTCTGAATAATCTTCTTGATCTCCACATCCAAAAAAAGCTACTGTTTTATTTTTAAAATTTATAGTTTTTAAAGTTGGAAGAAAATCTTCCCAGTCACATTGTAATTCACCGTAATACCATGTAGGTATACCAAACATAAGAATGTTATACTTTTCTATATCTTTTTTTTTTATTTCAATAATATTAAACATACTGGAAATTGCATCTCCTAATAGTTCATGTATTAAAAAAGCTACTTTTTCTGTGTTTCCAGTATCAGTACCAAAAAAAATTCCTACTTTCTTCATATTTAAGGTCCAAGAATTATATTAAGTTAAATTGTTTAAAAAAAGGATAACTTTTATTGAATAGTTAATAACATGATATACTATAAATGTAAAAGTACATATTAAATATAGGTTATTATATCTTAACACATATGAATATTTTATATAAAAATAAAATTTTGTTCTTGTACAGTAATTAGTTTTTTATTTTAATAAACGCATATATTATTTTTTATAAAGTTGTAAAAATATGAATATTAATCTTATGTGGTTTAGAAGTGATTTAAGATTGACAGATAATGAAGCTTTATATACTGCTTGCAAAAACAAAAAAGACAAAGTATTAGGACTTTTTACATCTCTTCCAAAACAATGGAAAAAGAATAATATGTCTTATAAAAAATCGCAGTTTATATATGAACATATATTTAATCTATCTAAAGAGATGTTTAAAATTGGAATAATTTTTTACTATTATGAAGTTAATAGTAATTCAGTTTTAAAAAAATTAATAGTAAAATTTTGTTTAAAACACAAAATAAATTCTGTTTTTTATAATTACCAATATGAACATATTGAAAAAGAATGTGATGTTGATATAAAAAAAAAATTAAATATTAACAATATTAGTATGAATGGATTTCATGGGAATTTATTACTTAGTCCTAAAAAAATGTTAACTAAAGTTAATAGTGCGTATAAAGTTTTTCATTTGTTTAAAAAAAAAATGATTAGTAAATTAAAAGTTGTTAACTTCGTTATTTTCCCGAAACCTTCTAGAAGAA belongs to Buchnera aphidicola (Anoecia corni) and includes:
- the leuD gene encoding 3-isopropylmalate dehydratase small subunit, with amino-acid sequence MKKIIRHTGLVVPLNVSNIDTDIIIPKQFLKSNVKTGFGKNLFYNWRYLNGLKDKKNSKFILNQEIYAKANILLTRENFGCGSSREHAVWALVDYGFKAIIAPSFSDIFYNNSINNRLLLINFSEEIINELFNLFKKNESISCTISLLDCKLTIRKKDYFFKINSFYRFCLLNGLDNIDYTMRHEKEIKSYEQSIPSFLRYKKNALN
- the mfd gene encoding transcription-repair coupling factor, with protein sequence MNIQIQHCLELKVNQLVVHIEHGIGLYKGLTTLTTPNGITTEYLIIVYANKAKLYVPISYLHLISQYRSYTNPNIPLDRLGSSNWKKEKHKVFKKIRDYAAKLLDTYSLRMSKKGFSFSIQYAKYKKFVKNFPFKTTPDQEKVINTVLKDMHKSTPMDRLVCGDVGFGKTEVAMRAAFIAVCNAKQVAILVPTTLLAQQHFNSFSQRFKSWNVNIGILSRFSSDKLIKSNIKQISKGIIHILIGTHKMLFSSIKWKNLGLLIIDEEHRFGVLDKEKIKENYINIDILTLTATPIPRTLNMTINGIRDLSIIATPPEKRRSIKTIVENYDESIIKKAIKKEIERKGQVYFIHNNIMTIQKKANLLKKLIPESKIAVAHGGMKSSYLKEIIKKFYLKNFNILVCTTLIETGIDIPNVNTIIVERADQFGLSQLHQLRGRIGRSHHQAYAWLLVQNLKKTTLNAQKRLEAISKFEDLGAGFILSSHDLEIRGIGNLLGNEQSGHINSLGFSLYMKLLKQAIKNLKSGCSTSLKKMLSFQPEIELYIISLIPSQYISNVNTRLFFYKKIFSAKNKLELKTIKQELKLKFGTIPIEVNNLIKISYLRTIFKKIGIKKAILNKNVGKLCFDKKTPISNHVLLQNLSNNPILSWNFSSETCIQIHYKLCNENARLEWILSFALKIAMIVT
- the gap gene encoding type I glyceraldehyde-3-phosphate dehydrogenase, whose product is MKIRVGINGFGRIGRLVFRMAQNNSNIDIVAINDLVSAEYMAYMLKYDSTHGLFFNSIEVKEDCLIVNNRKIFTSAKKSPKDILWSKYSVDVVIESTGIFLTTESALSHISSGAKKVVITGPSKDDTPMFVRGVNFNTYKGELVVSNASCTTNCLAPLAKVIHDEFNILEGLMTTVHSVTATQKTVDGASSKDWRGGRGAIQNIIPSSTGAAKAVGKILPELNGKLTGIAFRVPTPNVSVVDLTFRHKKSASYQDICELIKYVSSSSMKDILGYTTDPVVSSDFNGSKLISIVDITAGLSLNNHFSKLISWYDNETGYSTKVLDLVELICS
- the fldA gene encoding flavodoxin FldA — encoded protein: MKKVGIFFGTDTGNTEKVAFLIHELLGDAISSMFNIIEIKKKDIEKYNILMFGIPTWYYGELQCDWEDFLPTLKTINFKNKTVAFFGCGDQEDYSEYFCNGMRIIYDLIVKKGAKCVGKWKNEGYSFKSSTALLNDKYFLGLTIDEDRQIELTEDRVYMWVNSIKKEINLSE